From a single Actinomycetota bacterium genomic region:
- a CDS encoding PHP domain-containing protein, whose product MRIRLDLHVHTVHSFDSTLDAAGLLEACRRKGLAGVAVTDHDSLRGGLEFAAALPQLIIIPGEEIRSVEGEIIGLFLREEVPPGLPAHETMELIHRQGGLVVVPHPFDYVKLKRMTARRLRELSRHIDALEALNGKPRYWGANRRAAAFAARQGLLVSAGSDAHRAEDVGRVFVEMEEFAGPDGFLSSLHGATLHGSRYSPWASQLSRWKARLRRND is encoded by the coding sequence ATGAGGATCCGGCTCGACCTGCACGTGCACACCGTCCATTCCTTCGACAGCACCCTTGACGCCGCCGGCCTGCTGGAGGCCTGCCGCCGCAAGGGACTGGCGGGCGTGGCGGTCACCGACCACGACTCCCTGCGGGGAGGGCTGGAGTTCGCCGCCGCTCTCCCGCAGCTCATCATCATCCCCGGCGAGGAGATAAGGTCGGTGGAGGGAGAGATCATCGGCCTTTTCCTGCGGGAGGAGGTGCCGCCCGGCCTCCCGGCCCACGAGACCATGGAGCTCATACACCGGCAGGGGGGGCTGGTGGTCGTCCCCCACCCCTTCGACTACGTGAAGTTGAAACGCATGACTGCACGGCGCCTGCGGGAACTCTCCCGCCATATCGACGCCCTGGAGGCCCTCAACGGCAAACCCCGATACTGGGGCGCCAACCGCAGGGCGGCCGCCTTCGCCGCACGGCAGGGCCTGCTCGTGTCGGCGGGCAGCGACGCCCACAGGGCGGAGGACGTGGGAAGGGTCTTCGTCGAGATGGAAGAGTTTGCCGGTCCGGACGGATTCCTCTCCTCGCTGCACGGAGCGACGCTGCACGGCTCGCGCTACAGCCCCTGGGCCTCGCAGCTCTCACGCTGGAAGGCCCGCCTGCGCCGCAACGACTAG
- a CDS encoding LCP family protein — MTGRKKRKGMGVLALCVTLVIAAACSFLLIDPLAWWREESGGEIPREAFPGVEEPPLYPPGEVLGSRTLNVLILGLDHGMGRPQQGNERSDVIMIAHVDGSRKKTCLLSIPRDSYVQIPGHGRSKINEAYAVGGAGLAVRTVEEVTGMDIHRYLVLDFDELRWLVDLFGGVQVTLDRAISDPKTGYIPAGSSLLDGNQALVMARSRNYPQGDLERVRQQQRLIMQILYKGKEMAAYPGAAWFLSVALDSLESDLSREEVIGLAREFAAFPVVDVQGGVAPGRLGAVGGASVYLLDEARLRLLVDSIEELCTVPEEFR, encoded by the coding sequence ATGACCGGGAGGAAGAAGAGAAAAGGGATGGGCGTCCTCGCGCTGTGCGTGACCCTCGTCATCGCCGCGGCATGCTCCTTTCTCCTCATCGACCCCCTCGCCTGGTGGCGGGAGGAGAGCGGCGGCGAGATCCCCCGGGAGGCCTTCCCAGGCGTGGAGGAACCTCCCCTCTACCCTCCCGGCGAGGTCCTGGGGTCGCGTACCTTGAACGTGCTCATCCTGGGGCTGGATCACGGCATGGGTAGGCCGCAACAGGGCAACGAGCGAAGCGACGTCATAATGATCGCCCACGTGGACGGCAGCCGGAAGAAGACCTGCCTCCTCTCCATCCCGCGTGACTCCTACGTGCAGATACCCGGCCACGGCCGCAGCAAGATCAACGAAGCCTACGCGGTAGGCGGGGCCGGGCTCGCCGTGCGCACGGTGGAGGAGGTGACGGGGATGGACATCCACCGTTACCTGGTGCTGGATTTCGACGAGCTGCGCTGGCTGGTCGACCTCTTCGGCGGGGTGCAGGTCACCCTGGACAGGGCCATATCCGATCCCAAGACGGGGTACATACCGGCCGGGAGCTCCCTCCTGGACGGAAACCAGGCGCTGGTCATGGCCAGGTCGCGCAATTACCCGCAGGGTGACCTGGAGAGGGTGCGGCAGCAGCAGCGCCTCATAATGCAGATACTCTACAAGGGCAAGGAGATGGCGGCATACCCGGGAGCCGCGTGGTTCCTCAGCGTGGCCCTCGACTCCCTGGAGAGCGACTTATCCCGGGAGGAGGTCATCGGCCTGGCGCGGGAGTTCGCCGCCTTCCCGGTGGTGGACGTGCAGGGCGGCGTCGCTCCCGGTAGACTGGGCGCGGTGGGAGGCGCCAGCGTCTACCTCCTGGACGAGGCCAGGCTCCGCCTGCTCGTCGACTCCATCGAGGAGCTGTGCACGGTGCCGGAGGAATTCCGTTGA
- a CDS encoding FHA domain-containing protein, which translates to MPEIVYVTLRYAFLFLLYVFVLLVARTIYRELSPGREAQGERRPARKVSGKRGPFLLLAEREGRRRRVDWDASREMLIGRAPECSLCLQDEFASNLHAKLYQVEGRFYIEDLGSTNGTYVNGRRINYPTELRGGDSIKVGNTLMEFRR; encoded by the coding sequence TTGCCGGAGATAGTCTACGTGACCCTGAGATACGCCTTCCTCTTCCTGCTTTACGTCTTCGTCCTCCTGGTAGCGAGGACCATCTACCGGGAACTGAGTCCGGGCCGGGAGGCACAGGGGGAGCGCCGGCCGGCACGCAAGGTGAGCGGGAAGCGCGGGCCCTTCCTCCTGCTCGCGGAGAGGGAAGGCCGGCGGCGCCGCGTGGACTGGGACGCGAGCAGGGAGATGCTGATCGGGCGCGCGCCCGAGTGTTCCCTCTGCCTGCAGGACGAATTCGCCTCCAACCTGCATGCCAAACTTTACCAGGTAGAGGGGAGGTTTTACATCGAGGACCTGGGCAGCACCAACGGAACCTACGTCAACGGTCGGCGCATCAATTACCCGACCGAGTTGCGGGGAGGCGACAGCATCAAGGTAGGGAACACCCTGATGGAGTTCAGGCGTTAG
- a CDS encoding DUF3662 domain-containing protein, which translates to MGLLRRFEKSLEKAFEGPFAKVFKGDVHPLEIARRVMKEMDDARVLGVNGVQAPHRFTVLLSPVDYEHLSGVLPSLAAELESLVIGYANREHYHLSSRPRLAFQKEEGLGKGEFEVRSSFGEEKRGVEGAAGAPARRGGETRPGVLTVLNGRAAGSRHVMEGTRTRIGRAAENDVVLPDPSVSRFHAEIERLPEGYVLRDLGSTNGTLVGGRRIRERLLEEGDILRCGDVEMGFGLLGDAASPPPGE; encoded by the coding sequence ATGGGACTGTTACGCCGCTTCGAGAAGAGCCTTGAAAAGGCCTTCGAGGGGCCTTTCGCAAAGGTTTTCAAGGGAGACGTTCATCCCCTGGAGATCGCGCGCCGCGTGATGAAGGAGATGGACGACGCCCGCGTGCTGGGGGTGAACGGGGTACAGGCGCCGCACCGCTTCACCGTGCTGCTCAGCCCCGTGGACTACGAACACCTCTCCGGGGTGTTACCCTCCCTTGCCGCGGAGCTGGAATCCCTGGTCATCGGGTACGCGAACCGGGAGCATTACCACCTGTCGAGCCGCCCCCGCCTTGCATTTCAAAAAGAGGAGGGGCTGGGAAAGGGGGAGTTCGAGGTGCGCTCCTCCTTCGGCGAGGAAAAGCGCGGCGTCGAGGGCGCGGCGGGCGCGCCCGCCCGCCGCGGCGGGGAAACGCGGCCGGGAGTGCTCACCGTCCTGAACGGGCGCGCGGCGGGCTCGCGCCACGTCATGGAGGGGACGAGGACGCGCATCGGAAGGGCGGCCGAGAACGACGTCGTGCTCCCGGATCCCAGCGTCTCCCGGTTCCACGCGGAGATAGAGCGACTCCCCGAGGGTTACGTCCTGCGCGACCTGGGCAGCACCAACGGGACCCTGGTGGGGGGACGCCGCATACGGGAGAGGCTGCTCGAGGAGGGGGATATCCTGCGGTGCGGCGACGTGGAAATGGGGTTCGGGCTCCTCGGAGATGCGGCGAGCCCGCCCCCGGGAGAGTGA
- a CDS encoding TldD/PmbA family protein codes for MEDASRLRDLAGEWLEAGRRLAGKGVDLELYAEEQRGLTVKAYGGEVESLRYSHSRGVGVRALREGRLGYAYCSGLEWEDVRRAVEEAVTNSRFSEPDEHNRLPEPGDYPAEDLGIYHPETEETASERKVEMALLLEELALARDGRIARVETAVFADSVSTVAVANTLGVCGHYRSTHCHCYVFPIAVEGGESQTGFSFGTGVKPSDLDPAAVAAEASDMALSLLGSRSMPSRRTTLVLDSFVAAEFLAMLASAISAEAVLKGRSFLAGRLGETIASPLVTLVDDGTLPGLPSTSPFDDEGVPTRRKELIREGVLQGYLHNTYTASRSGVESTGNASRSSFRERPRVGASNLLLEPGRGRREDIIRQVDDGVLILQVVGAHAGANPVSGEISLGALGLRIEKGELRQPLREITLAGKALDFLRDTVAVGEDLRVLPFEGSLGAPTVAVENVMVAGRG; via the coding sequence ATGGAAGACGCTTCGCGTCTGCGGGATCTCGCCGGGGAATGGCTGGAGGCGGGACGGCGCCTGGCGGGGAAGGGGGTGGACCTGGAGCTGTACGCCGAGGAGCAGAGGGGACTAACGGTGAAGGCGTACGGCGGTGAGGTGGAGAGCCTGCGCTACTCCCACTCCCGCGGCGTGGGGGTGAGGGCCCTGCGGGAGGGGCGCCTGGGCTACGCGTACTGCAGCGGGTTGGAGTGGGAGGACGTGAGGCGGGCCGTCGAGGAGGCGGTGACCAACTCCCGCTTCAGCGAGCCGGACGAGCACAACCGCCTGCCGGAGCCGGGCGATTACCCCGCCGAGGACCTGGGGATATACCATCCCGAGACGGAGGAGACCGCCTCGGAGCGCAAGGTGGAGATGGCCCTGCTCCTGGAGGAGCTCGCGCTGGCGCGCGACGGGCGCATCGCCAGGGTGGAAACGGCGGTCTTCGCGGACTCCGTATCCACCGTGGCGGTGGCCAACACGCTGGGGGTGTGCGGCCATTACCGCTCCACGCACTGCCACTGCTACGTCTTCCCCATAGCGGTCGAGGGCGGGGAATCGCAGACCGGCTTCTCCTTCGGCACTGGCGTGAAGCCTTCCGACCTAGACCCGGCCGCGGTGGCGGCGGAGGCCTCGGACATGGCCCTCAGCCTCCTGGGGTCGCGCAGCATGCCCTCGCGGCGCACCACCCTGGTGCTGGACAGCTTCGTGGCCGCGGAATTCCTGGCCATGCTGGCGTCCGCCATCTCGGCGGAAGCCGTGCTCAAGGGGCGTTCCTTCCTTGCCGGCAGGCTGGGGGAAACCATAGCCTCGCCCCTGGTCACCCTCGTGGACGACGGCACGCTCCCGGGTCTCCCCTCCACCTCTCCCTTCGACGACGAGGGGGTGCCCACGCGGCGCAAGGAACTCATCCGGGAGGGCGTGCTGCAGGGTTACCTGCACAATACCTACACCGCCTCCCGCTCAGGCGTCGAGAGCACCGGCAACGCCAGCCGTTCCTCCTTCCGCGAGAGGCCGCGCGTGGGAGCCAGCAACCTCCTCCTGGAGCCGGGGCGGGGCAGGCGGGAGGACATCATCCGCCAGGTGGACGACGGGGTGCTGATCCTGCAGGTGGTGGGGGCGCACGCCGGCGCTAACCCGGTGAGCGGGGAGATCTCGCTGGGTGCCCTCGGCCTGCGCATCGAGAAGGGGGAGCTGCGCCAGCCCCTGCGGGAGATCACCCTGGCCGGCAAGGCCCTCGATTTCCTGCGCGACACGGTGGCGGTGGGAGAGGACCTGCGCGTCCTGCCCTTCGAGGGGAGCCTGGGCGCTCCCACGGTTGCGGTGGAGAACGTCATGGTGGCGGGGCGCGGTTGA
- a CDS encoding PASTA domain-containing protein, whose translation MELSEDWRGRVLRKRYRLDERVALGRTVEVFRGFDLLEEREVAVKLPLLHLLSDREFCDQFRVAAHRATRLRHPGIVEVMDYGVEEDRPFVVMEMLHAKTLHEMLEMGRRMKPLGALYFAVEMTRILAFLEEQGVAHGSLDERHVFVFPGRRAKVSDAGFPTLLGGADTPFPLLADAKKDLRDLGYLLYRSLTGRSKAEAIGDIRSGKLRWDAEVPPRLRRFAQLCMESSGGKGFATARQALWEAVSTLREELPMAPIPQVVPEETVAEAEAAAPAMPLPLPRLRRWQIWAGAAFLGLAAVTLLFWIISTFIGGSKVEVPNLVNMSVEEARRVAGERDLGLLVVGKEYDMDVKASHVISQDPMVGVMVERKTVIKVLESLGPLTVPNLIGLTLDDARIVLESRGFRVGEVTYREAPGYSENRVVETDPPYGAKLSGGATVNLVVNRKGS comes from the coding sequence ATGGAACTGTCCGAGGACTGGAGAGGAAGGGTCCTGAGGAAACGCTACCGCCTCGACGAGCGGGTAGCCCTGGGGCGCACGGTAGAGGTCTTCCGCGGCTTCGACCTGCTCGAGGAGAGGGAGGTCGCCGTGAAGCTTCCCCTGCTGCACCTGCTCTCGGACCGGGAGTTCTGCGATCAATTCCGCGTCGCGGCGCACCGGGCGACGCGCCTGCGCCATCCCGGCATAGTGGAGGTCATGGACTACGGGGTGGAGGAGGACAGGCCCTTCGTGGTCATGGAAATGCTGCACGCCAAGACCCTCCACGAGATGCTGGAGATGGGGAGGAGGATGAAGCCACTGGGCGCCCTCTACTTCGCCGTGGAGATGACCAGGATACTGGCGTTCCTGGAGGAACAGGGGGTGGCCCACGGTTCCCTCGACGAGAGGCACGTCTTCGTCTTCCCGGGAAGAAGGGCCAAGGTCTCCGATGCCGGGTTCCCCACCCTGCTGGGAGGGGCGGATACCCCTTTTCCCCTTCTCGCGGACGCCAAGAAGGACCTGCGCGACCTGGGATACCTCCTCTACCGCTCCCTCACCGGACGGAGCAAGGCCGAGGCGATAGGGGACATAAGGAGCGGGAAGCTGCGTTGGGACGCGGAGGTGCCCCCGAGATTGCGACGCTTCGCGCAGCTGTGCATGGAGAGCTCCGGCGGGAAGGGCTTCGCCACCGCCCGCCAGGCCCTGTGGGAGGCGGTCTCCACGCTGCGCGAGGAACTGCCCATGGCACCCATCCCCCAGGTGGTTCCCGAGGAGACCGTGGCGGAGGCCGAGGCCGCCGCGCCGGCGATGCCCCTTCCCCTGCCGCGCCTGCGACGCTGGCAGATCTGGGCGGGCGCGGCCTTCCTGGGCCTCGCGGCCGTAACGCTTCTCTTCTGGATCATCTCCACCTTCATCGGCGGCAGCAAGGTCGAGGTCCCGAACCTGGTCAACATGAGCGTGGAGGAGGCGCGCAGGGTGGCCGGGGAACGCGACCTGGGGCTGCTGGTGGTGGGCAAGGAATACGACATGGACGTTAAAGCGAGCCACGTGATCTCGCAGGACCCCATGGTGGGGGTCATGGTGGAAAGAAAAACGGTGATCAAGGTCCTGGAGAGCCTCGGCCCGCTCACCGTGCCCAACCTCATCGGCCTCACCCTGGACGATGCGCGCATAGTGCTGGAGAGCAGGGGCTTCCGCGTGGGAGAGGTGACCTACAGGGAAGCGCCGGGTTACAGCGAGAACCGCGTGGTCGAGACCGACCCCCCGTACGGCGCCAAGCTCTCCGGGGGAGCGACGGTGAACCTGGTGGTGAACAGGAAGGGGTCGTGA
- a CDS encoding phosphatase PAP2 family protein, with translation MYDTIIPDKVGDEVTGREGTLLDWLLNLDYTLFTWINGLAGRNVVADSAMKAFCNDHLVPFTIGFLALVMMLKGRDREDDRRNIAAVVRLFLTVALSAALMQLVITLVHRPRPFVDHPVNLLFYRPVDWSFPSNPATATFSFFFSALLSDRRFGWWFLPPAFLMSFARIWCGVHYPGDVLAGILLAFAAAYAVHRLDFLSRPFVSLAQGVESRLRSALSMRE, from the coding sequence GTGTATGATACCATCATCCCTGACAAGGTGGGCGACGAGGTCACTGGACGGGAGGGTACCTTGCTGGACTGGCTCCTTAACCTCGATTACACCCTGTTCACGTGGATCAACGGCCTGGCGGGCCGGAATGTCGTCGCCGATTCCGCCATGAAGGCCTTCTGCAACGACCACCTGGTCCCCTTCACCATCGGTTTCCTGGCCCTGGTCATGATGTTGAAGGGGCGCGACAGGGAAGACGACCGCCGCAACATCGCCGCCGTGGTGCGCCTGTTCCTCACCGTGGCCCTCTCCGCGGCGCTCATGCAGCTGGTGATCACCCTCGTGCACCGTCCGCGGCCCTTCGTCGACCACCCCGTGAACCTGCTTTTCTACAGGCCCGTGGACTGGTCCTTCCCGAGCAACCCCGCCACCGCCACCTTCTCCTTCTTCTTCTCCGCCCTCCTCTCGGACCGGCGTTTCGGCTGGTGGTTCCTCCCCCCGGCCTTCCTCATGTCCTTCGCGCGCATCTGGTGCGGCGTTCACTATCCCGGTGACGTGCTGGCGGGGATCCTGCTCGCCTTCGCCGCCGCCTACGCGGTGCACCGCCTCGATTTCCTCAGCCGCCCTTTCGTGTCCCTGGCCCAGGGCGTGGAGAGCAGGCTGCGCTCAGCGCTGAGCATGAGGGAGTGA
- a CDS encoding FtsW/RodA/SpoVE family cell cycle protein, with protein sequence METGMSGPGRETGGYGRGRADAGMKVAAGKGGSDGARGVPAGGARAGRARAGGGAAGGASGGGAGTAAPGTGARWKELLLLGAAFPVSFLGWVSLDLAREGRVVAANVTYPLLLCAAFLLAHLVLRGLRPHADPVLLPLAAALCLVGMVLLLRLNAHMARLQLIWMGVGMLAMLLLVALLRDYRLMERYRYTLALLGLALLFSTMILGREVNGARLWLVFGPLRLQPSELAKILLAVFFAAYLAERRELIASAGKKVLGLNLPRPRDLGPLLTMWALSLLLLIFQRDLGSSLLFFGIFLAVIYVSTERPAFVLAGVVLFLAGATLTFFLFGHVESRVKSWIDPLDPQTVNGESYQIAQSLFAFADGGLSGTGLARGSPDLIPFVETDFIYASAGEELGLFGAVALALLYLAFTCRGLYVALRCPDDFGRLLAVGLSAIVGLQSFIIMGGVTRLLPLTGITLPFVSYGGSSLVSNFLLLGLLLCVSAGGGEVA encoded by the coding sequence GTGGAAACGGGGATGAGCGGCCCCGGAAGGGAGACCGGAGGGTACGGGCGCGGAAGGGCCGATGCGGGCATGAAGGTCGCGGCGGGAAAGGGCGGGAGCGACGGCGCGCGCGGCGTGCCGGCCGGCGGAGCACGTGCGGGCCGCGCGCGGGCGGGCGGCGGAGCGGCAGGCGGAGCGTCAGGCGGGGGCGCGGGAACGGCTGCTCCCGGCACGGGGGCGCGCTGGAAAGAACTGCTGCTCCTCGGGGCCGCCTTTCCCGTATCCTTCCTGGGATGGGTTTCCCTGGACCTGGCCCGCGAGGGCAGGGTGGTGGCCGCGAACGTGACATATCCCCTGCTGCTCTGCGCGGCTTTCCTCCTCGCCCACCTCGTTCTGCGCGGCCTGCGCCCGCACGCCGACCCGGTCCTCCTGCCGCTCGCCGCCGCCCTTTGCCTGGTGGGCATGGTCCTCCTCCTGCGCCTCAACGCGCACATGGCCAGGCTGCAGTTGATATGGATGGGGGTGGGGATGCTCGCCATGCTCCTCCTGGTCGCCCTCCTGCGCGACTACAGGCTCATGGAGAGGTACCGCTACACCCTTGCCCTGCTCGGTCTGGCGCTTCTCTTCTCCACCATGATCCTGGGACGGGAGGTGAACGGGGCGAGGCTGTGGCTGGTCTTCGGGCCCCTGCGCCTGCAACCCTCGGAGCTCGCCAAGATACTGCTCGCCGTGTTCTTCGCCGCCTACCTGGCGGAGCGCAGGGAGCTCATCGCCTCCGCGGGCAAGAAGGTGCTGGGGCTCAACCTTCCCCGACCGCGGGACCTCGGCCCCCTGCTCACCATGTGGGCGTTGTCCCTCCTCCTGCTCATCTTCCAGCGCGACCTCGGCTCCTCCCTCCTCTTCTTCGGCATCTTCCTGGCCGTCATCTACGTGTCCACTGAGCGTCCCGCCTTCGTGCTCGCGGGGGTCGTCCTCTTCCTGGCGGGAGCCACCCTGACCTTCTTCCTCTTCGGGCACGTGGAGAGCAGGGTCAAGAGCTGGATCGACCCCCTCGACCCGCAGACGGTCAACGGCGAGAGCTACCAGATAGCGCAGTCCCTCTTCGCCTTCGCGGACGGCGGCCTCTCGGGAACCGGCCTGGCAAGGGGAAGCCCGGACCTCATACCCTTCGTGGAAACCGACTTCATCTACGCCTCGGCGGGGGAGGAACTCGGCCTCTTCGGGGCGGTGGCCCTGGCCCTCCTCTACCTCGCCTTCACCTGCCGCGGACTGTACGTGGCCCTGCGTTGCCCCGACGATTTCGGGAGGCTGCTGGCGGTGGGGCTGTCGGCCATCGTCGGCCTGCAATCCTTCATCATCATGGGCGGGGTGACCAGGCTGCTTCCCCTCACCGGCATAACGCTCCCCTTCGTGAGCTACGGGGGGAGCTCGCTGGTGAGCAACTTCCTGCTGCTTGGACTGCTGTTGTGCGTTTCCGCGGGAGGTGGGGAGGTTGCATAG
- a CDS encoding Stp1/IreP family PP2C-type Ser/Thr phosphatase, with amino-acid sequence MRYAGLSDVGRVRENNEDSWHADGRIFIVADGMGGHRAGEVASSAAVERFLYFEEKNRRLPPLKRLHEGILAANEFISRMAAENPSLEGMGTTFTVLLLEEGAFLGHVGDSRAYLLREGGLASLTRDHSLVAKMVREGFLTPRQARVHPRRNVILRALGMESRLVVDLSSPDLRAGDRVLLCTDGLTSHLEDEELEKILLGVRDTEECCRNLVAEANARGGEDNVTVVVIDLEEGDLPREPAGGRGGPDERARKVRRWKRG; translated from the coding sequence ATGCGCTACGCGGGCCTTTCTGACGTCGGCAGGGTCCGGGAGAACAACGAGGACAGCTGGCATGCGGACGGGCGCATCTTCATCGTCGCCGACGGCATGGGGGGCCACCGCGCGGGGGAGGTGGCCAGCTCCGCCGCCGTGGAGCGTTTCCTGTACTTCGAGGAAAAGAACAGGCGTCTGCCTCCCCTGAAAAGGCTTCACGAGGGCATCCTGGCGGCCAACGAATTCATCTCCCGCATGGCCGCGGAAAACCCTTCCCTGGAGGGGATGGGCACCACGTTCACCGTGCTCCTGCTGGAGGAGGGCGCGTTCCTGGGGCACGTGGGGGACAGCCGCGCCTACCTGCTACGCGAGGGAGGACTGGCCTCCCTGACCCGCGACCACTCGCTGGTGGCGAAGATGGTGAGGGAGGGGTTCCTCACCCCGCGACAGGCGCGCGTACACCCACGTCGCAACGTTATCCTGAGGGCTCTCGGCATGGAAAGCCGCCTGGTCGTGGACCTCTCCTCTCCCGACCTGCGCGCGGGTGACAGGGTCCTCTTGTGCACCGACGGCCTGACGTCGCACCTGGAGGACGAGGAACTGGAAAAGATACTCCTGGGCGTGCGGGACACGGAGGAATGCTGCCGCAACCTGGTCGCGGAGGCGAACGCCAGGGGAGGGGAGGACAACGTCACCGTGGTCGTCATCGACCTGGAGGAGGGCGACCTGCCTCGTGAACCCGCGGGCGGGAGGGGCGGCCCCGACGAGCGAGCGAGGAAGGTACGGCGGTGGAAACGGGGATGA
- the pknB gene encoding Stk1 family PASTA domain-containing Ser/Thr kinase — protein MLGRVFNERYRLKEKIGSGGMADVFLADDLLLGREVAVKVLHPQYAADPSFIQRFRHEAQAAANLNHPNIVNIYDWGNEGDLYYIVMEYVEGRDLKDILKNEGRILPERAAEIAAEICAALQFAHRHNLVHRDIKPHNIFITSLGQVKVMDFGIAREGNGSGMTQTGMVMGTPQYISPEQAQGLQVDGRSDIYSLGVVLYEMLSGRVPFDDPNPVTIAYKHVREDPVPLSVIDPEIPPTMEAIVMKAMAKNPANRFQTAQEMKADLLRFLEGMPVTATPVLPEGVTVAAPSAAAPGHRWAWVVAGIVSLLVVLGVVLALVLSGGGAKVEVPNLEGMSEEQARQTLEDLGLALGDVEDQYVEDASQKVGVVVSQDPEWGTLLAKGEKVNITVTREMKMPKVTGMDKDEAEEALRKLGVKVIEISNQEVEDEDDVGIVISQDPASGKYISPKTSVRLVVGVEQTKVTVPNVVGLDRDEAESRLRDAGFQVAVREEASSEVAEGKVIRQSPLANLKVAKGSQVTIVVSKGPAMVEVPSVIDKTADDAKDILEDAGLHAVEHTQVVVDPTKVGKVVSQNPAAGTMVESGSNVHIYVGTL, from the coding sequence ATGCTCGGCAGGGTTTTCAATGAGCGTTACCGCTTGAAGGAAAAGATCGGAAGCGGAGGCATGGCCGACGTCTTCCTCGCCGATGACCTCTTGCTGGGGAGGGAGGTGGCGGTGAAGGTGCTCCATCCCCAGTATGCCGCCGATCCCTCCTTCATCCAGAGGTTCCGGCACGAGGCGCAGGCCGCCGCCAACCTGAACCACCCCAACATCGTCAACATCTACGACTGGGGAAACGAGGGGGACCTCTATTACATCGTCATGGAATACGTGGAGGGCCGCGACCTCAAGGACATCCTGAAGAACGAGGGCCGCATCCTCCCGGAGAGGGCGGCGGAGATAGCGGCCGAGATCTGCGCCGCGCTGCAGTTCGCCCACCGCCATAACCTGGTGCACCGGGACATCAAACCCCACAACATCTTCATCACCAGCCTGGGACAGGTGAAGGTGATGGACTTCGGCATCGCCCGAGAGGGCAACGGGAGCGGGATGACCCAGACCGGCATGGTCATGGGGACCCCCCAGTACATCTCGCCGGAACAGGCGCAGGGCCTGCAGGTGGACGGGCGCTCGGACATCTATTCCCTGGGGGTGGTGCTCTACGAGATGCTCTCGGGCCGGGTGCCCTTCGACGATCCCAACCCGGTGACCATCGCCTACAAGCATGTGCGCGAGGACCCCGTGCCCCTTTCGGTCATCGATCCCGAGATACCCCCGACCATGGAGGCCATCGTCATGAAGGCCATGGCCAAGAACCCCGCCAACCGGTTCCAGACGGCCCAGGAGATGAAGGCGGACCTCCTGCGTTTCCTGGAGGGAATGCCGGTCACCGCCACCCCCGTGCTGCCGGAGGGCGTGACGGTCGCGGCTCCGTCCGCCGCCGCCCCGGGACACCGCTGGGCCTGGGTGGTGGCGGGGATCGTCTCCCTGCTGGTGGTCCTCGGCGTGGTGCTCGCCCTGGTCCTCTCGGGAGGGGGAGCGAAGGTGGAGGTCCCCAACCTGGAGGGCATGAGCGAGGAGCAGGCGCGGCAGACACTCGAGGACCTCGGCCTCGCCCTGGGGGATGTGGAGGACCAGTACGTGGAGGACGCCTCGCAGAAGGTGGGGGTCGTGGTCTCCCAGGACCCCGAGTGGGGCACGCTCCTGGCCAAGGGCGAGAAGGTGAACATCACCGTCACCCGGGAGATGAAGATGCCCAAGGTGACCGGGATGGACAAGGACGAGGCGGAGGAGGCCCTGCGCAAGCTGGGAGTCAAGGTCATCGAGATATCCAACCAGGAGGTCGAGGACGAGGACGACGTCGGCATCGTCATCTCGCAGGACCCCGCCAGCGGCAAGTACATATCCCCTAAGACCAGCGTGCGGCTGGTGGTGGGCGTGGAACAGACAAAGGTGACGGTGCCCAACGTGGTGGGACTGGACCGGGACGAGGCGGAGAGCAGGCTGCGCGACGCCGGCTTCCAGGTCGCGGTGAGGGAGGAGGCGAGCTCGGAGGTCGCGGAGGGCAAGGTCATACGCCAGAGTCCCCTGGCCAACCTGAAGGTCGCCAAGGGGAGCCAGGTGACCATAGTGGTGAGCAAGGGCCCCGCCATGGTGGAGGTCCCCAGCGTCATCGACAAGACGGCGGACGACGCCAAGGACATCCTGGAGGATGCCGGGCTGCACGCCGTGGAGCATACCCAGGTGGTCGTGGATCCCACCAAGGTGGGCAAGGTGGTGAGCCAGAACCCCGCCGCGGGCACGATGGTGGAATCAGGTAGTAACGTGCACATATACGTGGGTACCTTGTAG